From Chitinophagales bacterium, the proteins below share one genomic window:
- a CDS encoding OmpA family protein, producing the protein MKNLIYLFISFFIISEATNAQQYTTVKNASKKTLHAYDDAQKMIMSENYAGAIQQLDLLTKTDENFIDGWLLLGELYKEEGNYQQAKTTLERVTALDINYSSKCYFFLAESNWNLDNYEECISASKQYLTFTDISKSRELLAKQYIANAEFAVVAIAHPVPFNPETLGDAINTDAPEYLPSLTGDEKTIIFTRRPGNGRSSNEDFFESHMVSEQWSHATPLTEINTAYNEGAQSITPDGNIIYFVVCDKPNGYGSCDIYFTQKRGDEWSVPENVGAPVCSNAWETQPSIAADGKTLYFVSTRQGGKGGSDIWYSVKDKNGRWSVPQNAGDSVNTSFDEKTPFIHPDGKTLYFSSSGHPGMGKDDIFFSRKNDDGRWGMPVNLGYPINTKNAENSFIVSLDGKHAYFASDRFKTGRDMDLYFFNLYNAARPNPVTYLTGNVTDSETGSAVAADLQLIELKSGEITGEATSDSQTGNYLVSVPTGANYALNVSAKGYLFFSENLPLKDYISEEPFRFNVPLQPIQKGGTVVLKNIFFESDSYVLKEESKVELSKLNDLMKQNPTLKIQISGHTDNNGSAAYNQSLSENRARTVYEYLISSGIAATRLSYKGYGETKPVRGNETESGRSENRRTEFTVTGY; encoded by the coding sequence ATGAAAAATCTGATTTATTTATTCATATCATTTTTCATAATATCGGAAGCAACCAATGCACAGCAGTATACGACCGTTAAGAATGCATCAAAGAAAACGTTACATGCATATGATGACGCACAAAAGATGATTATGTCGGAAAACTATGCCGGCGCCATTCAGCAACTCGACCTCCTCACAAAAACCGATGAAAATTTTATTGATGGATGGCTGCTGTTAGGTGAATTATACAAGGAAGAAGGAAATTACCAACAGGCAAAGACGACATTGGAAAGGGTGACTGCCCTTGATATCAACTATTCATCAAAATGCTACTTCTTCCTGGCTGAGAGTAACTGGAACCTCGACAACTATGAAGAATGTATAAGTGCCAGTAAGCAATATCTCACCTTCACCGACATCTCTAAAAGCCGTGAATTGCTTGCAAAACAATATATCGCCAATGCTGAATTTGCAGTTGTTGCAATAGCACACCCGGTTCCTTTTAATCCGGAAACTTTGGGCGATGCGATTAATACTGATGCACCGGAATATCTGCCTTCACTAACAGGTGATGAAAAGACAATCATATTTACCCGGAGGCCAGGCAATGGCAGAAGCTCCAATGAAGATTTTTTTGAGAGTCATATGGTCAGCGAACAATGGAGTCATGCCACTCCCCTGACGGAAATTAATACAGCATATAATGAAGGTGCACAATCCATCACACCGGATGGAAACATCATTTATTTTGTTGTTTGTGATAAGCCAAATGGCTATGGGAGTTGTGATATCTATTTCACACAAAAGCGTGGTGATGAATGGAGCGTACCTGAAAATGTTGGTGCTCCGGTCTGCAGCAATGCGTGGGAAACGCAACCCAGCATTGCGGCAGATGGAAAAACATTGTATTTCGTCAGCACACGGCAGGGAGGAAAAGGCGGTAGTGATATCTGGTATTCAGTAAAAGATAAGAATGGACGATGGTCTGTGCCACAGAACGCAGGTGATTCCGTAAATACATCCTTCGATGAAAAGACACCTTTTATCCACCCTGACGGGAAAACACTTTACTTCTCCTCATCCGGGCATCCCGGGATGGGAAAAGATGATATTTTTTTTTCACGAAAAAATGATGATGGTCGCTGGGGTATGCCTGTAAACCTCGGCTATCCGATTAATACCAAAAATGCTGAAAACAGTTTTATTGTTTCTTTAGATGGAAAGCACGCTTATTTCGCTTCAGATCGTTTTAAGACCGGACGTGATATGGATCTGTATTTTTTCAATCTTTATAATGCGGCACGTCCCAACCCCGTTACATACTTAACAGGTAATGTAACCGATTCAGAAACCGGGTCAGCGGTCGCCGCTGATCTTCAGCTAATAGAACTCAAGAGCGGCGAAATCACCGGCGAGGCAACATCTGATTCCCAAACAGGCAATTACCTGGTGAGTGTCCCCACGGGAGCGAATTATGCACTGAACGTTTCAGCTAAAGGTTATTTATTCTTTTCGGAGAACTTGCCGCTAAAGGATTATATCAGCGAAGAGCCGTTCCGGTTCAATGTGCCATTACAGCCTATACAGAAGGGTGGTACTGTTGTGCTGAAAAATATTTTTTTTGAGAGTGATTCTTATGTTTTGAAGGAAGAATCAAAAGTTGAGTTAAGCAAACTCAATGATCTGATGAAACAAAATCCAACGCTGAAAATTCAGATAAGCGGACATACTGACAATAACGGGTCCGCAGCATATAATCAGTCATTATCAGAAAACAGGGCCAGAACAGTCTATGAATATCTAATCAGCAGTGGAATAGCTGCAACCCGGCTCTCCTATAAGGGATATGGGGAAACCAAACCGGTGCGAGGCAATGAAACAGAATCGGGCAGGAGTGAAAACCGGCGCACTGAATTTACCGTCACCGGCTATTAA
- a CDS encoding DoxX family membrane protein, protein MKILGYFPQGLRAAIGLILLCSGILKLFPIEPFELNFIDMGIANWYTAPFIARLLVALELFLGLLLIFGFYLKRFTLNATLITLIFFTAYLMLQLLLEGNNGNCGCFGTYLQMTPLESIIKNGILISGVLFLKYFHPDPVVQPWKWLLPVLLTLSLVLPFILNPVDLLAAESRLPQQVNFPLDASVMKGDALAEGDSLQPGEGKHIIAFFSMTCVHCKSAAFKLHVMKKRHPEIPFFMVLNGKQKNLNQFFEETKSGNIPYMILLGEPFAKITGGNVPTIYWVENGFVTRKSLYISLEEQEILNWLQTP, encoded by the coding sequence ATGAAAATTCTTGGTTATTTCCCGCAAGGGCTGCGTGCCGCGATTGGTTTGATCCTGCTTTGCTCAGGAATTCTTAAGCTGTTTCCTATTGAGCCATTCGAGTTGAATTTCATTGATATGGGAATCGCAAACTGGTATACGGCTCCATTTATTGCCAGGCTACTTGTAGCATTAGAGCTCTTTCTCGGCCTGCTTTTAATATTTGGATTCTATTTGAAGAGGTTTACACTGAACGCGACATTAATTACTTTGATTTTTTTTACTGCTTATTTGATGCTGCAATTACTGCTGGAGGGTAACAATGGAAATTGCGGGTGCTTTGGCACTTATCTTCAGATGACACCACTGGAATCAATTATTAAGAATGGTATCCTCATTTCAGGTGTGTTGTTTTTGAAGTACTTTCATCCTGATCCTGTTGTGCAGCCATGGAAATGGCTGTTACCTGTTTTGTTGACGCTATCTCTCGTGCTGCCGTTTATCCTGAATCCGGTTGACTTGCTGGCTGCTGAATCGCGATTACCGCAGCAAGTTAATTTCCCTTTAGATGCCAGCGTAATGAAGGGTGATGCTTTAGCGGAAGGTGACAGCCTTCAACCCGGTGAAGGAAAGCATATCATAGCTTTTTTCAGCATGACATGCGTGCACTGTAAATCTGCAGCATTTAAGTTGCATGTCATGAAAAAGCGACATCCTGAAATTCCATTTTTTATGGTTTTGAACGGAAAGCAGAAAAATCTTAATCAATTTTTTGAAGAGACGAAGTCAGGAAATATTCCCTATATGATATTGTTAGGAGAGCCATTTGCTAAAATCACCGGTGGTAATGTGCCAACTATTTATTGGGTGGAGAATGGATTTGTTACCAGAAAGAGCCTTTACATCAGTCTCGAAGAACAGGAGATTCTTAACTGGTTACAAACTCCTTAA